The segment AGAAATATCTTCGGCCAGGGTCTTCCCGTTTCCGTCATCCCGTTTCCCGAGAACAGCCGCGACATCAGTGAGCCACGGATCATTTCCCGACACCTTCGGGACGACAAAGCACACCCGGCCGACGGGACGGGGGGCCCGCCGGCCGGGCGGCAAAGATCGGAAGGGGTGGCTTCCGATGGATTTCAGCATTCCCAGGCCGCCTTGGGCTAACCACCCAACTTCATAAGGTCGCACGATCACCACGAAGCGTTATGGCGGCCCGCGTCAATGTGGGCGAGACCACACTGCAGCCGTTGCGGGCCTTCGAGGATCGAAGGACAACAATGACTGCGGTACAGCGCAGGTGCACGGCGAACCCGAATTCACTCGATACGTGGATGCAGTTCGTCATGCTGACGTCCATTGCGGTCGTTCCCATCCGTCGTACTTCATGAGCCGGCCACATCAGCCGGGGCGGTGCGGAGGACGTCATGGATGACAACGTGGTGACGGGTGCACGAGTGGATGTCGAGATCGACGTCGATCTGGCCGAGGCCGGGTCGGGCCGGGCCGGGCGGCGGAAATCGTCGAACGGCGGCTCACCCAGCTCCATCGGCACCTGGCCCGGACGATTGCGGCGATGGCTGCACCCGTCTGATCCCGCTGTCGTTACGGCGAGCGGGGGTCGCCGTGGCGGCGAATCAGTGGGAGCATCGCGACGTGGTCACAGCTAGTTACACCACGGATCGGGACCGGCGTGGCGTCGTCGTCGTCAGCGTGGTCGGCGAACTCGACGCTTACACCGCCCCCAAGATCCGCGGCGGCCTCCGAGCCGCCCTCACCGACTCGACGACCAAGCAGCTACGGGTGGATATGGCCGGAGTGTCCTTCCTGGACTCCTCCGGGATATCGGCATTGATCCGCTGTCAGGCCGAGGCCGACGAGCGCGGGGTCGCGCTCGTCGTGGTCAACCCGCAGCCGCAGCCGTTGAAGGTGCTGCAGATCGTCGGACTGACCGAGTTCCTCGGTGTCACGACCGACAGCGAGGCCGCCGGCTGACCGATCCGGCGGATCGTCAGTGGGCCGCCGGGCCGGTCCCGTCCACATGGCCGTCCGTGTGGCCGTCGACCTGACGGTCGTGCGGTGCGTGCTGCTGCAGCGACCCGACGATCCCGGCGGCGACGGTGCGCAGCTTCATGTTGCGGTTCTGAGACGCCGACCGGAGCACCGCGAAGGCCTGTTCGGCACTGCAGCGCTGCTGAGCCATGACCACCCCGATGGCCTGGTCGATGACCGCCCGGGACTCCAAGGCCTGCCGGAGCTGCTCACTGAGCCGAGTCTGCGCGGAGATCCGGGCGGCGACGCTCAGCGCCCCCGCGGCCCGATCCGCGAACCGGGCTGCCCGCCGGCGGTGCTCGGCGGTGAAGGTGCGCGGCTCGGTGGAATACAGGTTCAGCGCCCCGACGATGTGTCCGTTGGAACCGATCGGCATCGACAGGGAGCTCCGCAGCCCGTGGGCGAAGGCATCGGAGCGGTAGACGCCCCACCGCTCGTCGCTGGCGAGGTCGTCGATCTGGACGACCTCGCCGGTGTTCAGCGCGTGCATGCACGGGCCGATCCCGTCGGCGTACTGCATCTCATCGAGCTGGGCGGCGAGCGCATCGCTACTCGCCACGGTCACGGGCCGCCGGTCGGAGCGGGCCGTGATCCCGCAGGACAGCTCGCCGCCGACCTCCCGGGCGGCCAGAACGGCCAACTCCTGCAAAAAGCCGTCGAACGTGTCGGTAGCGGTCAACAACTCGAACAATTCACCTGCGGCGACGGCCGCAGACTCGACTCGCTGGAATTCGGCTGACTGGGTGGACACGCCGTCGGCCGACGTGCCATCGCTGGCGCACATGGTGGGCCGTCCCTCGGGCCAACAACGCGGCCCGAATTGGTTATAAACCGTGGACGGCGCAC is part of the Mycobacteriales bacterium genome and harbors:
- a CDS encoding STAS domain-containing protein, which encodes MVTASYTTDRDRRGVVVVSVVGELDAYTAPKIRGGLRAALTDSTTKQLRVDMAGVSFLDSSGISALIRCQAEADERGVALVVVNPQPQPLKVLQIVGLTEFLGVTTDSEAAG
- a CDS encoding GAF and ANTAR domain-containing protein; translated protein: MCASDGTSADGVSTQSAEFQRVESAAVAAGELFELLTATDTFDGFLQELAVLAAREVGGELSCGITARSDRRPVTVASSDALAAQLDEMQYADGIGPCMHALNTGEVVQIDDLASDERWGVYRSDAFAHGLRSSLSMPIGSNGHIVGALNLYSTEPRTFTAEHRRRAARFADRAAGALSVAARISAQTRLSEQLRQALESRAVIDQAIGVVMAQQRCSAEQAFAVLRSASQNRNMKLRTVAAGIVGSLQQHAPHDRQVDGHTDGHVDGTGPAAH